The genomic segment TGGCAAATTACCAGAATTATGAACTTTAGAAGTTCTATTGCCAACGATAAAGATAATGCTGCTCAAGGAAAATTTGCCATCGGTTTTATGGCTTTCTTATATGCCATAATGATTTATTGTTTAATCTTTATGAATGTAATAATGTTACCAGAATCTGCTTCAATTGAAGGAGAACATGACGATAATTTATTTAACATTACATTTTGGTTGATTGGAATAGTACAATTTCTGATGCAATTTCTTATCTTTTATTTCACTTTTAAATACAGAGGAAGTAAAGACAGAAAAGCAAAATTCTATGCAGATAGCCACAAATTAGAATTTATTTGGACAATTACACCAGCAATTGTTTTGGTTGGTTTAATTGGTTATGGTTTATGGCAATGGAACAATGTTATGGATTTATCTGACGATGATGCCATCGTTATTGAAGTATATGCTCAACAATTTAGATGGGATGCACGTTATGCAGGAGAAGACAATACATTAGGTTTAGGAAACGTAAACTACATAAAAGGTATTAATACTTTAGGTGTAGATATGACTGATAAAAACGCTGCAGACGATAAACAAGTAACTGAATTATATTTACCAAAAGGTAGAAAAGTTCATTTTAAGTTTCGTTCGCAAGATGTTTTACACTCAGCTTATATGCCACACTTTAGAGCTCAAATGAACTGTGTTCCAGGAATGGTAACAGAATTTGGTTTTACTCCAAAATACACAACAGAAGAAATGAGACAACAACCA from the Polaribacter cellanae genome contains:
- a CDS encoding cytochrome c oxidase subunit II, producing the protein MLALFYIFIGVAIGVSVWQITRIMNFRSSIANDKDNAAQGKFAIGFMAFLYAIMIYCLIFMNVIMLPESASIEGEHDDNLFNITFWLIGIVQFLMQFLIFYFTFKYRGSKDRKAKFYADSHKLEFIWTITPAIVLVGLIGYGLWQWNNVMDLSDDDAIVIEVYAQQFRWDARYAGEDNTLGLGNVNYIKGINTLGVDMTDKNAADDKQVTELYLPKGRKVHFKFRSQDVLHSAYMPHFRAQMNCVPGMVTEFGFTPKYTTEEMRQQPEVIDKTNGINKIRRAKGEDPYVFDYLLLCNKICGASHYNMQMKITVVEPEEYEKWIAEQPTLSEVIK